Proteins encoded in a region of the Geoalkalibacter sp. genome:
- the lipA gene encoding lipoyl synthase, translating to MSLPQRHKPDWLKVRLPQGPGWARIDRYHREQGLHSVCRSAACPNQGECWSRGTATFMILGNLCTRACAFCNVQKGAPLPVDGEEPRRVAEAIAELQLRHAVVTSVTRDDLPDGGAAQFARLVEEVRLHAPGCRIELLIPDLAGHQAALDLILAAQPDVLGHNLETVPRLYPQARRGADYQRSLGLLEAAHRRAPRIPTKSGLMLGLGETHEEIRAVLSDLRRVGCALLTLGQYLAPSRVHHAVIRYLHPDEFEQLRREALALGFAHVEAGPLVRSSYHAEHQFEEAADARNLQEHP from the coding sequence ATGAGCCTGCCGCAACGACACAAGCCTGACTGGCTCAAAGTCCGCCTGCCCCAGGGACCGGGCTGGGCGCGCATCGACCGCTACCATCGCGAGCAGGGGCTGCATTCGGTGTGCCGCAGCGCCGCCTGCCCCAACCAGGGCGAATGCTGGAGCCGCGGCACCGCCACGTTCATGATTCTCGGCAACCTCTGCACCCGCGCCTGCGCCTTCTGCAACGTCCAGAAGGGCGCGCCCCTGCCGGTCGATGGCGAGGAACCCCGCCGCGTGGCTGAAGCCATCGCCGAGTTGCAACTGCGCCACGCGGTGGTGACCAGCGTCACCCGCGACGATCTGCCCGACGGCGGCGCCGCCCAGTTCGCGCGCCTGGTCGAGGAGGTGCGCCTGCATGCGCCGGGCTGTCGCATCGAACTGCTGATCCCCGATCTCGCCGGCCATCAGGCCGCCCTCGATCTGATCCTCGCCGCCCAACCCGACGTGCTCGGCCACAATCTCGAAACGGTGCCGCGCCTCTATCCCCAGGCCCGCCGGGGTGCCGACTACCAGCGCTCCCTCGGTCTGCTGGAGGCGGCGCATCGCCGCGCACCGCGGATCCCCACCAAGTCGGGGCTGATGCTCGGGCTGGGCGAAACCCACGAGGAAATCCGCGCCGTGCTCTCCGATCTGCGCCGCGTCGGCTGCGCCCTGCTGACCCTCGGCCAGTATCTGGCGCCGAGCCGCGTCCATCATGCCGTGATCCGCTATCTTCATCCCGATGAATTTGAGCAGCTGCGCCGCGAGGCCCTCGCCCTCGGCTTCGCCCACGTCGAGGCGGGCCCCCTGGTGCGCTCGTCCTACCACGCCGAACACCAGTTCGAGGAGGCCGCCGATGCCCGAAACCTGCAAGAGCACCCTTGA
- the lipB gene encoding lipoyl(octanoyl) transferase LipB, which translates to MPRPIFKVLRAGRLAYAGGLALQEQLIEQRLHGGPDILVLLEHEPTITLGRGADERHVLLDEDELKRRGIALHRVGRGGDVTWHGPGQMVAYPILHLDALGRDLHLYLRRLEDTLIGTLARFGVAGERRSGKTGVWVRGRKIAAIGVGVRRWVAWHGLSLNVAPDLEGFAAIVPCGLDGVALTSLSEECGRNLAPADVEEALIASFAATFALENAGDHEPAATTQA; encoded by the coding sequence ATGCCCCGCCCCATCTTCAAGGTTCTGCGGGCAGGCCGCCTCGCCTACGCGGGCGGCCTTGCCTTGCAGGAGCAATTGATCGAACAGCGCCTACACGGCGGTCCGGACATCCTGGTACTGCTGGAACACGAACCGACCATCACCCTGGGGCGCGGCGCCGATGAGCGGCATGTTTTGCTGGACGAAGACGAACTCAAGCGACGCGGCATCGCTCTGCACCGCGTCGGACGCGGCGGTGACGTGACCTGGCACGGTCCGGGGCAGATGGTCGCCTATCCCATCCTTCACCTCGACGCCCTGGGTCGCGACCTGCATCTTTACCTGCGCCGCCTCGAAGACACCCTCATCGGCACCCTGGCCCGCTTCGGCGTCGCCGGCGAGCGCCGAAGCGGCAAGACCGGGGTCTGGGTCAGGGGCCGCAAGATCGCCGCCATCGGCGTCGGCGTGCGCCGCTGGGTCGCCTGGCACGGCCTCTCCCTCAACGTCGCACCCGACCTCGAAGGTTTTGCCGCCATCGTGCCCTGCGGCCTCGACGGCGTGGCCCTGACCTCCCTGAGCGAGGAATGCGGGCGCAACCTGGCGCCCGCGGATGTCGAAGAGGCCCTGATCGCAAGTTTTGCCGCCACCTTTGCCCTGGAGAACGCCGGCGACCATGAGCCTGCCGCAACGACACAAGCCTGA
- a CDS encoding ferredoxin codes for MARTPVVDQQVCISCNLCVDLVPEVFRLNSDGVAEVYNAAGAGEDRIQDAIDNCPVSCIAWKN; via the coding sequence ATGGCCCGAACACCCGTGGTCGACCAGCAGGTGTGCATCAGTTGCAACCTCTGCGTGGATCTGGTCCCCGAAGTCTTTCGCCTGAACAGCGACGGCGTGGCCGAAGTCTACAACGCCGCGGGAGCGGGGGAAGACCGGATCCAGGATGCCATCGACAACTGTCCGGTCAGCTGCATTGCCTGGAAAAACTGA